The window TTCAagtaaaagcaatttttttaatcataccACTCATTAAATcatctatttattaatattttactgaacaagactgtaattcagttttcaatgtttgagacgaagacaaaaatgcagcatctaaagacgactcttaagacttctGTGACCCTCATGTCTCCCCCTTTCTCCTCTAATGAAGTGTTGGAGTcaataaattcagttttttgtcagtttttcaaatcagACATTCTGTTTTgaagcatatttttttaaatgattatttctttctagccctataactcgcttattgttagtcttacaaaaaatgcatataaccattttgtaggatatTTTATTGGCTTTTTTGCACAAAAGGTTAATGTTTAAAAGTGCTTAGAGTGACACTAGAAGAAATCAAAAGacggaattttttaattttattaatatcaatattttttattaattataatctttatttataaagaaattttctaaaataattccGATAATCCACGTAACGTATTTGTGGATAACTGGTCTTCAAAACACTTGCGATTTTTAAAGAGCTCAATATCCACTTGTACTTTAATTTACTATTCTATgcttgtttattaaaatttaataaaaagaaagaaaaaacttcacTTTGAATTTCGTAAAATATCAGACTTTAACATATACTCAGAAATACAGCTTAAAAACTCCTGGTAAAAAGAAATTCTTGAATTTTAAAGATACTAGTTgagaatttcaaaaacaagTAGCGGCAAAAGATAATTATGTTacaaaaattcgcaaaaagtttttaaatacaaaaaaaaatggtgaaattttcgaataaaaaaacttaacaagTTTGCAGAATGATTTTTTAGGgtctacattagaaactttttgacttcgaataaaattttgaattatctaatttaggaaaataaaataataagcaaaaactaaaaaaaaatgtaattttaaaattttaaaggcaCATTTGTAAttcttttaatgttttttatcaCGCTTTAAAAGATTGTCCGATTCTTTTAAAACACTGTGTGTGTAATAAAAAGATTGTTCAAATcagattttttcacaaaaaaaattaatttgcatcaaacttaattaaaaaaaaaacgttagaattttgctaaatggtaattgtgtgtttttttaatattgtaaggAAACGCTCGAGGAAAcgattttgatgaaattttattgagcactaagtaaaaaatacagaacATAACGCCTATTCTAACACTTAGTCAAGTggtacttttttgttttaatcgttTTGTGAGCGGTCacctaaaaactatttaacaGCGCAAAATTCTAAGGAAGTAGTTCTCGAATGTCAAAACACTTAGTAGAGTATCGAGCTGTAGGGAACAGTTGGACAGACTGAAAATCTAGCTAGATCTATTAAGAAAAACTTTCGATTTTAAAACAATCATGTCAggaaaaacatttcaaaaaaacatcGGGACGGCTAGAAAGTATCCAGAAATACCGACAAACCTTATGATGGCCTTAGCAACAACatatataaattttgaaacaattgatagtgtcgtttaaaaataaaatgaaaaaaaaaaactctatttttgatcattttattttttattaaaaaactgtactaacaatttgttttaaagaatttttgggGGATAGTAGATAACGTATTAATGTTACTGTATATTTTCACGTGATTTGAACTTTaggttttttcataaaataatataataaaacaaaaatattttaaccacAACCACAACGATATGAAAATTCACAATAATCAGGTTATTCAAATTTGTTGTAACAGCAGTCAtccctttttatttttttaaacaaaattttcgaagcaattaaacaaatccatGACATCAATAAACTAACTACAGATTTCTTcaataaaatacacatttGTTTATGAATGTTTAAAATCAGGCATCTACTGTAACGACACAATGAAAcgcattaattttttactattcttTGAATTTAGAGTGCATTCAATGAgcgatttttcatttttcgtaatttttctaGCGTGACCGTTACACACCTGGAACTGAACAAAAACAATTGCAACATTTAATTGCTTTCTGTATATTAATCACAGCCCATATTTGTTGGAAacgattttattacaaattgtaaacaataaaatattcaaacgtTTTTCTGATAATTATTGAACTtgcaataatttgtttttgttgacaAATAATTTGGTTAAACATGGgctttttaaatgtttatttatttttgtccaCTCTCTACAAACTATTGTAAATTATGGGTAAAATAACGTCGAGGTTTGTGGTtccaataagaaaaaaactttttaattattctataatcggttcactttcataaaaaccattgtggtgcaatTGGCGTACTCTTGGCGttaacttttatatgagttgtcatggtaacaatgtagtcatttgcaccacaatggtttttatcaaagtgaaccgaaagtcGAGTTTTGCTTGAATTTACagttttctacattttttaaagGTCATGGAATCTTACACAATCGGTAGAGAAAATTTCGGCATGGAAAAAGAATTCATAATCGAAGTAGTTCAGAACTGTCCAAATCCCGCTTGCCGCTATTACAAAAATCAAATGGAACTGACCCAAAAGACTTTACAGCATTTAACAACACCTCCATATTTAGGGGAACCCCAGTCAAACAATCCGGACATCCGCAGtcgtaataaataaacatctcacttaaattaaaaaataaacaattttttgccccAGGTTTGGGCGCAGTTGACCTAACAGGACAGAATAATTTAGACTCAAAAATCAGTCAACAGCTCCTAGATAGGCCTAAATCAGTAGCTCCAACCCAGCAACAGATCACTGCGGCATTAATCCAGCAACAAAATCGCGTCATCGCACAACAAAACATTGATAAATTGAAcgcaaatttagaaaaacagaGGCAACAAATCCAGCTTCAGCAACAAATGGATATGGCGAAAGGGCAGCAGAAGTCGCATTTCGACCTGCCTTTGATGGATCACAAACTGACCGATTTTTTAAGGGCCAATTTGGAGAATTTAGAGGGTAAAAAACGCCACAGATCATgcgttgtaaaaaattaaaattttaggtttatcagCAGCTAATAAAGACTTACTGGCTTTGCATAACGGGGCCTGGACTTCGGCCACAAGCCTGACTTCTTCAGATGATAAGAGGTCGTCAGAGGGCGGGCAGGAGAAAATTGTTAGGGCTTTTAGCGAAGTGATGAAGAATATGCAAAGGATGAAAACTTACGTCAGACCAGCGATGTGCAAACCGTATGGAAAACAATCCGAAGCTCTACAGAAGagtaagtaaaataaatgaataattttttgtgacaaaTGCGCTAGTGTTTAAAACGTTGTTTGAAAggaataaaatataatgctaTATAATGCATATACAAGGTTTCTCAGCAAGTTGGTATAAAATTGATTGCAGTcaaaaatgttctgtaaaccggcctttcattttttttacaaaattatactTTATGTGTCGAATTATGCGGCAAATAATTTACCTGAGCCACATAAACTCACTTTAACTCTAAATAAGATATACCGGGTGTTTCAGTTTGGTATTCGCATCcttgtaacttttttgtttaaaaagtataacaaacctatgtaataaatttcataaaGTATAATAACTTTTCGATACAGGGTGCTCATTTTTTGAGCTCCATCTTgaggatctcagttattataaaagataagGGGTTAGTTAATTTAGGGCAAAAttgtgcatttttatgctgaacaattctGCCGTGCTAAGCAAGAACGTCGTAACTGATTTTATATGAATCTTGAGTTATGTCttgttttctacattttcaGAGTGGactgttattttaaatgctaGTAACATGGAATATTGAAGTCaacctaacaatttatttgtaaaaaggaAATATGTATGCAATTGTATCCATTATTTTGCCAAATCGCTGTTATTCCACATAcgacgtttaatttttttatttatttttttaattaagtaaaagtaactaagtaaaaaagtcgtaactacaaaaatatttattaacggctttaaacaaatgaaataataCGTAACAACaggaaatttataaaaaaatgtacccAAGAAATTACACCTAGCGTACGatacttttgaaataaaagcaaattttgccaaaaaatccATCGGTTTTCTggtagaatatttttaaatttttttaagagttactgttttctttcTGTATCTATGCCATTTGTTGTGTGTTTTTGAGTGGGTTTTTTGAATATGATATTGATGTTATTGATGTTAGGAAATTTAACTCTATAAAGTCGCTATCAAAACTGCATCtatatttcatgttttttttcctCGTTCAAACGTAACGTTAACCATGTCGCTTAGGTAAGgtcgattaataattttggacAATTTGTACTGTGAACTGTAGtcttgccatttaaaaaagttttcaattttcatttgtttaattttagttcttgTACCCGTCCTTCCAACCGAATTGACAAAATCGTCAAAGTcatacacttttttttgtttttttaattataattcgaCTTTGTAATCAACCAAACTTGGTGGTACCTaatgtttttgattaattttagaaaatatacaatttttgattcattaaTGAGTGGGTTTCATATACATTTTATAGTTACGACTTTCTTGCTAAGTAATATTGCACAAACCCCACAtacgtcaattttatttacgtatttCGTCTTATTAATTTCTGGATAATAtctattaaagttatttagaATCAAAGTTATTGCACTATTGATCTcagattttgtgttatctcaaatttgacaaaaaagtcaGTTACGACGTTCTTGCTTAGCACGGCAGAattctgcaaaaaaatttgatgtgtcattttaagtttttgagttattggaaaaaaaacggaaatttgtaaatttcgtttttatttttttaagcgacaACCAAACGGAcgttcttcaggcactttcttacaagaaatctaaatctgtcgtATTTTTCAAAGCGTTCTTGAAACactcaattttgttttttattatgaaagcTATATTCgctttaacatttttgaaaagtgtttttattccttattacgatgtatcacatgatatgatcgaatcttatTACATGTtgatcaaaatggagaaaaaagcatttttgtgaagctgttttggaaaaaaacgtcagcgatctttttttttaaatggtttaattgaatttggatcTGGAAGCTTTACATTTTCGCTAatcttacttatttaaaaactaaacgacaTGATAAACTAGAAGTTTATTtttcgcaaaacaaaacaagacaaagtcataaaaattctgctcgcatatttaatagaactgtcaaaatttagtttgttaatcaacatttttgctgttttttcccTAGCACTCTTtgtaaaaatgcttttttcttaattttaatgagCATATAATACATCATTGTAATTAGGAACAAAAAGACTTTTCAAAGATATAAATGTCAAAGTTGACTGTtataactctgacatcaagaacgccttggaaaaggcaatgacagatttagatttcttgtaaaGAAGTGTTTGAAGAATGTTctacttaaaaacgtctagttcttttggttttcgcttaaaaaataaacattacaaaattttgatttttctcaataattcaaaaactaaaaataacacatcaaattttctttcacataattgttcagcataaaaatgcgcaactttgccccAATTTAAACAACCTCGTATCTCTGATAATAATTGAGTtccccatggtggagctcgaaaaacagACACCtgtatacaaaagttattgtacttgatgaattttattacgtcgtaaaattaacacacgtatttctgatacaccccgtatagtttgtaatgcgtttttacgaaaacacaaacgtattttttcagataaattgataaagtttgaaagaaattttttaaatatattcatACATTGccatgacctgacctgacctaagcAGGACCCTCATTTTGTCCAGTTCCTGTTGTggtatttcacaaaaaaatcgatttttgaaaccctctgttttaaaaacactcagtattttgtttctgtttttaatattctttcttttgtaaaTTGGTAAAAGATTGCTTAGGCCCAAAAGTAAGACTTACTCTCTGaccaaaaaatacaacttttacCTGTGGCATTTACAGATAAAATTTGTCACTTTTGTGGCATTTGCGCATAAcattaactgttttcaagtATTCAGtataatttagtataatttgaatttacgttttttaaatgaaacacctcAAATTGCATTGCATTTTTGCACGTAATTTAAATACTGATCATGATTTGACCTAAATTTTTATTCGTTGATTCCGCTCATTTTATGAAAtgatttaatttgttacagAAAAGAGTAAAAATATATCGGGTGATTCAGTTCGGTGTTTGTCCTCAagtagtttttttctttttgaaaactaaGAATACTAGAGAAATAGGGTTTTCATTACTATAAAGACAAAagttcaaatttaaagttgtAATGATGTTTAAATTTAGCGCACTAAGAACGTAATGAAATggagtttgttaaaagttgaatatcctattaaaaaaaaacttttcttttcagatattgttattaaattgtcttCTTAACACAtcaacttttaaatatttaagggtaataaaataataatcaaacaataacaaaaataatgtaattatattttcaaagagcatttttgttgacgaaaattttctttttttatttttgacattgtttgtaagtgaaaaattacaaaaaataggaTTTTACAATCAGGTGCGTAAAAatgtcaacaattttgtttaataagaaATTGCGATTTGCTGGATGCGCGAATTTCTTTAATGTTCAAAGTTAAATCTCTTTTCAGTTTAATTACTAAGAGACACTTAcctgttaatgtttttaaaaagactttttagatcaaaaattaaaaaattgggatgttttcctttaaaaattttaagttttcaacTTTAAGAAAcgtcttcatttttttaacttctggACTGTAATTCTCCAAAAAATGATAAAGCTcatacgtatttttttaagctgacacaatttaatttttatattagtattattggtTTTGGTCTAATgcattctaaaaaaaacacaaaaaaatcttttttttaaatgcttctaccaaaaaggaaaaaataatgtttttcatcACAACAGCTGGTTACAGGTTaggattctaaaatttatacaaGCTTGGAAGTTGTTATAAAGTCGTAACACTCATAACCACTCATAACACTACGATTACAGAATcactttattctttattcaaTTTATGCCCCTAAagtttgtataaattttagaatctgaaccagttaaaaatattatgttgTGGTACAAAAACAGTAATACtttttattagctgtttcaaaactataaaaacgccaacgtcgcattttctctcaaaattagctgttataaattatttatgcacttcaaaaaaaataataactaataacatttaatttttgtaatttaagggtaataacaattttaaaattttttcaattttttttaaaaaaatagttcggTAAATTGccacgttggcgtttttatagttttgaaacagctaataataaGTACTTTTAAAGGACTTacatctttaaaataaaatttttaaaaactttaattttttactttttactattttttttttcaataattttcgtGGACACTTGCATTTAATCTCGTTAGCGGTggaatctaaaaaaatcaggAAATAAGTGTTTTTTATCGTTAACCAAGAGCCCAAATTCTAATTTTCATGGATATTTTGTTAGATATAATGTAGCGgatttttacagttttcacaatttttatacttttcaaaattcctGGCACATAACATTCTTCATTTATTATAATCATTCCTTTCtttgaattaaaaccaaaaacaagtgtcactttgcataattggtttttgtaattctttctttaattagtgtttttttttggcacTAAATTTGTCAGTAGAGTGCAATTCAACACAGATAACACGAAAACACAGAAAACCTTTTAATTTGTGATCTATTTTAccccaaaaaatgtaaatgtgcTGTTGCCACtttttctatagttttgaaacagctgaTAGTTTTACTGCTTTTTAACACTATTTTTGACGACTTTTTTTAAGATGTTAGATttgaactttttaaaaaattatgaattttcattcaaacttcattgataataaataaattattatttaaaatgagcAATATGGCATTATCACTGTGATTAcgtatgtatgcaaaatttcaatacgTTTGGATAGCGTAACAGGAAACCTCTCAGACTTGActcgaaaaatatgaaacaagtaatttaaataaaaacagaaaaaacccaaaaatagattgttttaaaaactaagcagaaccagccataaaaatttaactttaaaatatcacttttaaaataaattaaaaaaatatagggtgCTCCATTAAAAACACATAAGTTTGTTTCATAACTCATTTCTGAAACACTATGCACTTGATGTCTACAATAggacagtaataataatgatgagAAAGCCGAGGTGAATTCTTGAGAGCTCCAACGTTGAGCTTTCGAATTATGATTTTAGAAGCTTTGATCTTATctgactgatttttttaacaaaacaaacacaCAAAGTGGCGTTTTGGGGTTATCTGAGTTTTTTCAGCCCTAATGGACACCATTCAGCTAATCCAGTCGTTGCGCAGCTTTTTGCCGCCACCCCATATCCAGGTGAGTTCATGGAAGAACGAGGATAAACATCGCTACGAAGAGACTTAATGTAAGCTGTTTTACTAGAAATTTTCTCATTGACAAGGCAGCGTTACATATAACATTTTCATAAAACATGACTTCCGAGATTAGATTATCCTTTAGAAGGATATAAAATAATGTGAAAGTATTTTGTTCCTTATTTTATATATAGATAtattaatgtaagtttttatattttgttggttttttaGTGAGTGTTGAAATTTATCGAAATTAATGGCCCACAGTATCGTCGTTTTTTACTCATTTTATGTTAATCGTAGTgttagttgttttatttttcatgttttcAAAAGTCAGTACAATACGCTGCAAGCGTGACGGAATAGAAAGTATAAATGTGCTCTCTTTATTAACTTTACAAAttacgaaatttattttatgtgaTAGCGTCGTACTTAACACAATGAGATTGTTTACTGAGATGCATTTTATGTTGTGATTATGTTTTCTCGATAGTATTTCGGAAATAacagtatttaattatttagttgCAGACTTGAACTAAGTACCCGTGTTTAAGTATAGTGTTTGAATTAGGTCATTGCAATATTGTTACAATTCGAAAAGCTGCTCTATGGCC of the Tribolium castaneum strain GA2 chromosome 1, icTriCast1.1, whole genome shotgun sequence genome contains:
- the LOC658463 gene encoding uncharacterized protein LOC658463; translation: MDLAETMKNVLAKGIQQTNVSDLPTSTSMGFPGTGYVTEKLYMLLQLYLQNKGWNSSVELLQCFSELKESSMLPSAAYLQMMASRVTLDSQGRLILRENGKIILPFEHFANAVMLKHMNGPHGLHLGVEATVRAVMESYTIGRENFGMEKEFIIEVVQNCPNPACRYYKNQMELTQKTLQHLTTPPYLGEPQSNNPDIRSRLGAVDLTGQNNLDSKISQQLLDRPKSVAPTQQQITAALIQQQNRVIAQQNIDKLNANLEKQRQQIQLQQQMDMAKGQQKSHFDLPLMDHKLTDFLRANLENLEGLSAANKDLLALHNGAWTSATSLTSSDDKRSSEGGQEKIVRAFSEVMKNMQRMKTYVRPAMCKPYGKQSEALQKTLMDTIQLIQSLRSFLPPPHIQVSSWKNEDKHRYEET